Proteins from one Eriocheir sinensis breed Jianghai 21 chromosome 27, ASM2467909v1, whole genome shotgun sequence genomic window:
- the LOC127004149 gene encoding corrinoid adenosyltransferase MMAB-like isoform X1: protein MAQLHRHTMSLRIFLPVMRMGGGVWAESVAKTAATQVNTSSSCRGMKIYTRTGDKGVTSLFSGERLPKDTQFFNALGTTDELSSHLGLVKAYAEEKKHEYVDQLERIQCILQDISSLLATPRSDELSDDPEREARVSMRLKFNPRHITELEEWIDRYDSRLPALTNFILPGGGHVSAALHVARTVCRRAERSIVPLISDELVDGQVLCYINRLSDYLFTVARYAAFLDGKKETIYIQPKARSAKKVREKVSENQKVLKRDA from the exons ATG GCACAACTACACAGGCATACAATGTCTCTACGAATATTCCTCCCCGTCATGCGAATGGGTGGAGGCGTGTGGGCAGAATCTGTGGCCAAGACTGCCGCAACACAGGTCAACACAAGCTCTTCATG TCGTGGCATGAAGATCTACACTCGGACGGGTGACAAAGGAGTAACTTCCCTCTTCAGTGGGGAGCGTCTTCCCAAGGATACTCAGTTTTTCAATGCACTTGGCACAACAGATGAACTGTCTTCCCATTTAGG ATTGGTCAAGGCATATGCCGAAGAGAAGAAGCATGAATATGTTGACCAACTGGAGAGGATTCAGTGCATCCTTCAAGACATTTCCAGTCTTTTGGCAACTCCACGGAGTGATGAGCTCTCAG ATGACCCTGAGAGAGAAGCCCGAGTATCGATGAGGCTCAAGTTCAACCCTCGTCACATCACTGAGCTGGAAGAGTGGATAGACAGATATGACTCGCGTCTTCCTGCTCTCACCAATTTTATCTTGCCC GGTGGTGGGCATGTGAGTGCAGCGCTACATGTGGCCCGCACGGTGTGTCGACGTGCTGAACGCTCCATCGTCCCTCTTATCTCCGACGAGTTGGTGGATGGTCAGGTGTTGTGCTACATTAACAG GTTAAGTGACTATCTCTTCACAGTTGCAAGATATGCTGCATTTTTAGATGGCAAGAAAGAAACTATATATATTCAGCCTAAAGCCCGTTCagcaaagaaagtaagagagaaagtgtCAGAAAATCAAAAAGTACTTAAGAGAGATGCCTAA
- the LOC127004149 gene encoding corrinoid adenosyltransferase MMAB-like isoform X2 — MSLRIFLPVMRMGGGVWAESVAKTAATQVNTSSSCRGMKIYTRTGDKGVTSLFSGERLPKDTQFFNALGTTDELSSHLGLVKAYAEEKKHEYVDQLERIQCILQDISSLLATPRSDELSDDPEREARVSMRLKFNPRHITELEEWIDRYDSRLPALTNFILPGGGHVSAALHVARTVCRRAERSIVPLISDELVDGQVLCYINRLSDYLFTVARYAAFLDGKKETIYIQPKARSAKKVREKVSENQKVLKRDA; from the exons ATGTCTCTACGAATATTCCTCCCCGTCATGCGAATGGGTGGAGGCGTGTGGGCAGAATCTGTGGCCAAGACTGCCGCAACACAGGTCAACACAAGCTCTTCATG TCGTGGCATGAAGATCTACACTCGGACGGGTGACAAAGGAGTAACTTCCCTCTTCAGTGGGGAGCGTCTTCCCAAGGATACTCAGTTTTTCAATGCACTTGGCACAACAGATGAACTGTCTTCCCATTTAGG ATTGGTCAAGGCATATGCCGAAGAGAAGAAGCATGAATATGTTGACCAACTGGAGAGGATTCAGTGCATCCTTCAAGACATTTCCAGTCTTTTGGCAACTCCACGGAGTGATGAGCTCTCAG ATGACCCTGAGAGAGAAGCCCGAGTATCGATGAGGCTCAAGTTCAACCCTCGTCACATCACTGAGCTGGAAGAGTGGATAGACAGATATGACTCGCGTCTTCCTGCTCTCACCAATTTTATCTTGCCC GGTGGTGGGCATGTGAGTGCAGCGCTACATGTGGCCCGCACGGTGTGTCGACGTGCTGAACGCTCCATCGTCCCTCTTATCTCCGACGAGTTGGTGGATGGTCAGGTGTTGTGCTACATTAACAG GTTAAGTGACTATCTCTTCACAGTTGCAAGATATGCTGCATTTTTAGATGGCAAGAAAGAAACTATATATATTCAGCCTAAAGCCCGTTCagcaaagaaagtaagagagaaagtgtCAGAAAATCAAAAAGTACTTAAGAGAGATGCCTAA